The following proteins come from a genomic window of Monomorium pharaonis isolate MP-MQ-018 unplaced genomic scaffold, ASM1337386v2 scaffold_320, whole genome shotgun sequence:
- the LOC118648252 gene encoding uncharacterized protein LOC118648252, which translates to MEEIRVPVHDNSPSIEYTLRPISYTSWFMGVGIAHPLKCPKFVTIVIRIIHLVICTVILTMFIRNNISHLSIDSVVEFFYIIDRMIFFVAAYYYIYHGIRQYNTWPKLMDKIKELDQKIRKETHMNDEPVKVMEAVAILMTFVCCPLIPIVRYLYDFLTSNYIAIDSLFSDYMMAQSMINSFFFGVVVYVLYYRYKMINKMLGHLELSDARLITLKIRRIKELHNDICDLVIVINDIHGFYLLLFSANCFSIVTTALFCGYMVFMLNSYKVALIYCIISVIYTIQFGVICWACKLARQEFEKTKTIMCAISLKCQSMKFDKPNDTRNQLSLEVRPSLEDANSEQNFNWSRNWNYVAMENLLRKIMARNDVNTEINDFFIQLQHHRVSFTACDFFEMNNNLFCAFIGVISTYLIIFIQFTNKSE; encoded by the exons atggaGGAGATTCGTGTGCCTGTACACGACAACTCGCCATCGATAGAGTACACCTTGCGTCCAATATCTTACACGTCTTGGTTTATGGGCGTGGGCATTGCACATCCGCTAAAGTGTCCAAAGTTTGTGACGATAGTCATACGTATCATTCACTTGGTCATTTGTACAGTGATTCTAACAATGTTCATCCGTAACAACATTTCTCATTTATCCATAGATTCAGTAGTAGAATTCTTCTACATCATAGATAGGATGATATTTTTCGTTGCggcatattattacatttatcacGGAATCAGACAGTATAACACGTGGCCAAAGCTGATGGACAAAATAAAGGAGCTTGATCAAAAGATTAGAAAAGAAACACACATGAATGATGAACCAGTAAAAGTCATGGAAGCAGTAGCGATTCTTATGACTTTTGTGTGTTGCCCTTTGATCCCGATTGTACGCTACCTATATGACTTTTTGACTTCAAATTACATTGCAATTGACAGTCTTTTTTCTGATTACATGATGGCACAGTCGATGATCAACAGCTTCTTCTTCGGTGTTGTCGTTTATGTTCTGTATTACagatataaaatgataaataagatGCTCGGCCATTTGGAACTATCTGATGCGCGATTGATCACGCTCAAGATTAGACGCATTAAAGAATTGCATAACG ATATTTGTGACTTAGTTATTGTGATAAACGATATTCACGGTTTTTATCTTCTTCTCTTCTCGGCAAACTGCTTCTCTATTGTAACGACTGCACTATTCTGTGGATATATGGTTTTTATGCTTAATAGCTATAAGGTGGCATTGATATATTGCATAATTTCGGTTATATACACTATTCAATTTGGTGTGATTTGCTGGGCTTGCAAACTCGCGCGTCAAGAATTCGAAAAAACCAAGACAATTATGTGTGCAATTTCACTGAAATGCCAATCTATGAAGTTTGATAAACCGAACGATACGAGGAATCAATTGAGTTTAGAGGTACGACCGTCATTGGAAGACGCGAACAGcgagcaaaattttaattggagTCGCAATTGGAATTACGTTGCCATGGAAAATCTTTTGCGTAAAATTATGGCTCGAAACGATGTCAATACCGAAATTAATGACTTTTTTATTCAACTACAACATCATCGAGTATCATTTACGGCCTGTGATTTCTTTGAAATGAACAATAATCTGTTCTGTGCt tttatcgGAGTAATTTCCACAtacttgataatttttattcaatttactaATAAATCCGAATAA
- the LOC105831795 gene encoding uncharacterized protein LOC105831795 isoform X4, with the protein MEEIYVPVHDNSSSIERTLRLMSYTSWFMGVGIAHPLKCPKFVTIIIRIIHLVICTVILIKHLQFVSSFVYFKSNTSVNKWFFAMGNMIYCVSTYYSIYHGIRQYEWPELMDKMKQLDRKIRRDVHMNDQPVRYMVATAILMTFACSPLFTIVLVLYDFMKHSNDTYVTDYAFYYMMARSLINSFVFDVVVYVLYYRYRTTNKMLGHLDKLSDAPLIALKIRRIRELHNDICDLVIMINDIHGLYLLLFSLNCFFMVTTLLYMAFIYIENEDYETILIVYTVAIMYTTQFGLICWICTLARQEFEKTKIIMCAIALKCQSMKFDKLNNTRNQLNLKVRPLMEDTDSNQNFNRSNSHNWNYDGVRKLLRTIIDQDHVNNEINGFLIQLQHRQVSFTACDFFEISNNLFCSFVGVSLTYLTVFIEFTEMK; encoded by the exons atggaAGAAATTTATGTGCCAGTACACGACAACTCGTCATCGATAGAACGTACCTTACGTCTAATGTCTTACACGTCATGGTTCATGGGCGTGGGGATTGCACATCCGCTAAAGTGTCCAAAGTTTGTGACGATAATCATACGTATAATTCACCTGGTCATTTGTACAGTGATTCTAATAAAACACTTACAATTCGTGTCGagttttgtgtattttaaatctaatacgTCAGTAAACAAATGGTTCTTTGCCATGGGTAATATGATATACTGTGTGTCGACATATTATTCCATTTATCATGGAATCAGGCAGTATGAATGGCCGGAGCTGATGGACAAAATGAAGCAGCTTGATCGAAAGATCAGGAGAGATGTACACATGAATGATCAACCAGTAAGGTACATGGTAGCGACAGCGATACTTATGACTTTCGCGTGTAGCCCTTTGTTCACGATTGTGCTCGTCCTGTATGACTTTATGAAACATTCAAATGACACATACGTGACCGACTATGCGTTTTATTATATGATGGCACGATCGTTAATCAACAGTTTCGTCTTCGATGTTGTCGTTTATGTGCTATATTACAGATATCGAACGACGAATAAGATGCTCGGCCATTTGGATAAGCTATCTGATGCGCCATTGATCGCGCTCAAGATTAGACGCATCAGAGAATTGCATAATG ATATTTGTGATTTAGTTATTATGATAAATGATATTCACGGCCTTTATCTTCTTCTCTTCTCGCTAAACTGCTTCTTTATGGTCACGACTTTACTATACATGGCGTTCATATATATCGAAAACGAAGACTATGAGACTATATTAATAGTTTACACGGTTGCGATTATGTATACTACGCAATTTGGTCTGATTTGCTGGATTTGCACACTCGCACGTCAAGAATTCGAGAAAACCAAGATAATTATGTGCGCAATTGCATTGAAGTGCCAATCTATGAAATTTGATAAACTGAACAATACAAGGAatcaattgaatttaaaagtcCGACCGCTAATGGAAGATACAGACAGCAACCAAAATTTTAATCGGAGTAACAGTCACAATTGGAATTACGATGGCGTGAGAAAGCTTTTGCGTACAATTATAGACCAAGATCATGTCAATAACGAAATTAATGGCTTTTTGATTCAACTGCAACATCGTCAAGTATCATTTACGGCCTGcgattttttcgaaataagCAACAATTTGTTCTGTAGT tttgtcGGAGTGAGCCTTACTTATTTAACAGTCTTTATTGAATTTACTGAAATGAAGTAA
- the LOC118648254 gene encoding uncharacterized protein LOC118648254, translated as MKEIHLPVHNNSPSIERTLRPISYTSWLMGVGVARPLKCPNFVTIVIRIIHLVMCTVILIEHLEYVSNFANFTSGVSINKFFFVMDNTVYVVSTYYSVYHGISQYEWSELMDKMKELDRKIRRETYMNDHPVRHMEAIAILITFTCCPLFMIVHALYDFMHSYNTAMTELVFYYMMARSLINSFIFDVVVYVLYYRYQTINKLIGNLDKLSDAPLIALKIRRIREMHNDICDLVVMINNIHGLYLLLCSANCFFMVTTTLYHAIVVDNYKGMLIFYIISIMYSIYFGLICWICALVHQEFEKTKIIMCAIALKCQSMKFDKLNGTRNQSSLEIRLSLEDADSGQNSNWSDSHDWNCVVTENLLRKIMDPDHVNNEINNFLNQLQHRRVSFTACDFFEMNNNLFCNFVGVSFTYLTIFIQFTK; from the exons ATGAAGGAGATTCATTTGCCGGTACACAACAACTCGCCGTCGATAGAGCGTACCTTACGTCCAATATCTTACACGTCATGGTTGATGGGCGTCGGCGTTGCACGTCCGCTAAAGTGTCCAAATTTTGTGACGATAGTCATACGTATCATTCACCTGGTCATGTGTACAGTGATTCTAATAGAACACTTAGAATACGTTTcgaattttgcaaattttacatCGGGTGTGTCAATAAACAAATTCTTCTTCGTCATGGATAATACGGTATACGTTGTCTCGACATATTACTCCGTTTATCACGGAATCAGCCAGTATGAATGGTCGGAGCTGATGGACAAAATGAAGGAGCTCGATCGAAAGATCAGGAGAGAAACGTATATGAATGACCACCCAGTAAGGCACATGGAAGCAATAGCGATTCTTATAACTTTTACGTGTTGCCCTTTGTTCATGATTGTGCACGCCCTGTATGACTTTATGCATTCATATAACACTGCCATGACCGAATTGGTGTTTTATTACATGATGGCACGATCGTTAATCAACAGCTTCATCTTCGATGTTGTCGTTTATGTGCTGTATTACAGATATCAAAcgataaataagttaattggTAATTTGGATAAACTATCGGATGCGCCGTTGATTGCGCTCAAGATCAGACGCATTAGAGAAATGCATAATG ATATTTGTGATCTAGTTGTTATGATAAACAATATTCACGGTCTTTATCTTCTTCTCTGCTCGGCAAATTGCTTCTTTATGGTCACGACCACCCTGTACCATGCTATTGTAGTCGACAACTATAAGGGTATGctgatattttacataatttcgaTTATGTACAGCATATACTTTGGTCTGATTTGTTGGATTTGCGCACTCGTGCATCAAGAATTCGAGAAAACCAAGATAATTATGTGCGCAATTGCATTGAAATGCCAATCTATGAAGTTTGATAAATTGAACGGTACAAGGAATCAATCGAGTTTAGAAATACGACTGTCATTGGAAGACGCGGACAGCGGGCAAAATTCTAATTGGAGTGATAGTCACGATTGGAATTGCGTTGTTACGGAAAATCTCTTACGTAAAATTATGGACCCGGACCATGTTAATAacgaaattaataactttttgaatCAACTGCAACATCGTCGTGTATCATTTACAGCCTGTGATTTCTTCGAAATGAACAATAATCTGTTCTGTAAT TTTGTCGGAGTGAGCTTTACTTATTTAACAATCTTCATTCAATTTACTAAATAA
- the LOC118648255 gene encoding uncharacterized protein LOC118648255 — MEDIHVTKHDNFPSIEHTLRPISYTSWLMGVGIAHPLKCPKFVTIVIRIIHLVMCTVFLTIFIRENVLTLSMNTIIHFGWVIVEMTYFVAAYYYIYHGIRQYDTWSELMDKMKELDRKIRKETHMNDQPVKIMKAVAILMTFVCCPLIPMVFSLCDFMSSYGDRVIESLSSYYMMAQSTIYSFFFGVVVYVMYYRYQTVNKMFGHLDKLSDAPLIALKIRRIRELHNDICDLVMVINNIHSLYFLLCSANCFAIATAGLCYGYVYFTNEFYVSALLHSIFPISVVYTMQFGLICWICKLARQEFDKTKIIMCAIALKYQSMNFDKLNDTRNKSSLEVRLSLEDADSGRNFNQSNSHDWNYVIMENLLCKIMTQDHVNTEINGFLIQLQHRRVLFKACDFFEMNNNLFCGFVGVIFTYLIIFIQFASEPKDLNENRT; from the exons ATGGAAGACATTCACGTGACAAAACACGACAACTTTCCATCGATAGAGCACACCTTGCGTCCAATATCTTACACGTCTTGGTTAATGGGCGTGGGGATTGCACATCCGCTAAAGTGTCCAAAGTTTGTGACGATAGTCATACGTATCATACACCTGGTTATGTGTACAGTGTTCCTAACAATTTTCATCCGTGAGAATGTTTTGACTTTATCCATGAATACAATAATACACTTTGGCTGGGTTATAGTGGAGATGACATACTTCGTGGCggcatattattacatttatcacGGAATCAGGCAGTATGACACGTGGTCAGAGCTGATGGATAAAATGAAGGAGCTCGATCGAAAGATCAGGAAAGAAACACATATGAATGATCAACCAGTAAAAATCATGAAAGCAGTAGCGATTCTTATGACTTTTGTGTGTTGCCCTTTGATCCCGATGGTGTTCTCCTTATGTGACTTTATGAGTTCATATGGCGATAGAGTGATAGAGAGTCTTTCTTCTTATTACATGATGGCACAGTCGACCATCTACAGCTTCTTCTTTGGTGTTGTTGTCTATGTAATGTATTACAGATATCAAAcggtaaataaaatgtttggcCATTTGGATAAGCTATCTGATGCACCATTGATTGCGCTCAAGATTAGACGCATCAGAGAATTGCATAATG ATATTTGTGATCTAGTTATGGTGATAAACAATATTCATagtctttattttcttctctgtTCGGCAAATTGCTTCGCTATTGCAACGGCCGGACTATGCTATGGCTACGTATATTTCACAAATGAATTTTATGTGAGTGCATTGTTACATTCCATATTTCCGATTTCTGTTGTGTACACCATGCAATTTGGACTAATTTGTTGGATTTGCAAACTCGCGCGTCAAGAATTTGACAAAACCAAGATAATTATGTGTGCAATTGCATTGAAATATCAATCTATGAATTTTGACAAACTGAACGATACAAGGAATAAATCGAGTTTAGAAGTACGACTGTCATTGGAAGATGCGGACAGCGGGCGAAATTTTAATCAGAGTAACAGTCACGATTGGAATTACGTTATCATGGAAAAtcttttgtgtaaaattatgacTCAAGACCATGTCAATACCGAAATTAATGGCTTTTTGATTCAACTGCAACATCGTCGAGTATTGTTTAAGGCCTGCGATTTCTTTGAAATGAACAATAATCTGTTCTGTGGT tttgtCGGAGTAATCTTCACATATTTGATaatctttattcaatttgCTTCTGAACCCAAAGATCTAAACGAAAACAGAACGTAA